TTTCTTTCCAGCCAGGTAAGTTCCAGCAAGGCCTACGTAGTTGGCGAATCCGGCCTGACCACCGCCATGCACGAGGCGGGCTGGATCCTCACCAACGATGACCCGGACTTCGTTGTACTTGGCGAGACCCGCACCTATTCCTTTGAGGCGATTACCACCGCCATTAACCTCATCCGCGATGGTGCACGCTTTATTGCCACCAACCCGGATGTCACCGGCCCCGCCCCCACGGGCGTACTTCCAGCTACGGGCGCCGTGGCTGCGCTCATTACCGCCGCCACCAACCGCGAGCCTTATTACGTGGGCAAGCCTAACCCGGTCATGATGCGTTCGGCGCTGAATAATATCGGCGCCCACTCGGAGGAGACGATCATGATTGGTGACCGCATGGATACCGACGTGAAGGCGGGCCTTGAGGCCGGCATGCGCACGGTACTGGTGCGCTCCGGCATTTCCGATGACCACGAGATTTCCCGCTACCCGTACCGCCCGTCGGCCGTGCTGAAATCCGTGGCGGAGCTGCCAGACAAGATCCTGGATCCTTTCGCAGAGGCGGAATAGCCCGTTCCCGAGGAGACCATCCGGCGGCAGAAAGAAAGGGGTTGGCCAGCAGCAGCTGGTCCAACCCCTTTCGTGCCTTCTACGGCAGGCGCACGGCAGCACTAAAGCCGTGGCGCTGCGCGAGGTAGCGCACGACGCAATCAAGCGCGTCCAGCTCCTCGCGGGTGCCGGTAAGCACCTGGTGGCAGCCAATACCGCTGCCCGCGTTGGCGCAGGCGCTGCCGCCTTGGGCAAGCGCCGCTACGGAAAGCCCATCCCGGAACCAACGAGTGCACCACTGAGCGGTCAGTGGGTCATCGCCCGGAATGATAAATTCCGACTCGGTACGGATGCACCGATCCATAGCGTGTTCAATCTCCGAGCGCAGCTTGCGCGGCATCCCGGAAATCTTAAGCACACCGGTGACCACGGTGGCGCCGCCGTTGACGGAGGGCCACGTGGAGGTGGAGGCCGGCTGTTCAACCGGCGCAGGGTTAACGCACGTATTCATAGCCGATTCTCCCTCGACATAGATCACCACCACACGAGGCCTGCCGGCCCGGCGCGATGCAAGACGAGCTTCGTCTTCCCCAACGAACTGTCTGATGCGTCTGCTCACAATTTTCCTGCGTCACACCCCTCCCTACAACCCTCAACTTTCACTTCAACCCCCATTCGCTAAACCTCAACCCTAGGTACAGACTGGGGCCAAAGTTGCAGGTGAAACCAATGTTACAAATGTGAAATTTGGAGTTTGCTGAGAAAACTCTGCCCCTTCTTGACGGAAGGAAACAGAAGCCCTGCTCACGCACGAGAACGCGCAACTAGAATCTCACGCAACCGCCGCCCGTGCGCTCGCGCCGGTCTCCTGCGCCGGATGGCCCCTTCTCGCACGAAATTCCCCGACTTCTCCCCGCCCCGCGGGGGAGCCTTCCACCGCACCACTTCCCCCAGTGGAAGGCGCTCGCTCCACCAAAGCGGGCAGATTACAAAGAGTTCCAGATGGCGGTATTCGTATCGTGCCAGAGCGGCTTGCACCATTCGCCAAAGTCGCGGTTTGTGAGCGCGACCATGGCATAGTCGCCGGCGACCCAGAGGTAGGTGCCGGACATGCCGAAGTGACCGACGGCGTCGGCAGGCAGGGCGCCCATCCAGTGATCTTTGTCGCCGTGGATTTCAAAGCCTAGGCCCCAGGTGCAGTCTTTGAAGCTGCCGTAGCCCGGAACAATGCCGCGCAACCCGTCGAAATGCACGCGGCGCATGTCGGCCACGGTGGATGGGTGCAAAAGCTGTGGGTCCTGGACTTCCGTAGCAAAGGCCGCGAGGTCCTCCACTGTGGAGACCAAACCGTGGCCGGCCGAGCCTTCGAGCCGGGTGGACTCCATGCCCAGCGGGGCCAATATGCCTTCACGCAGGTACTCGGCAAAGTCCATGCCCGTGGCTTCGGCCACGGTATCCGCGGCCCACTCATAACCGGCCGAGGAGTAGATGCGGCGCTCGCCCACCGGCTTTTGCGACTCCCGGGAATCAAAGGAAATCCCAGAGGCATGCGCAAGCAGGTGCTCGAGCGTGGAGCCTTCCGGGCCGGCTGGCTGCTCAAGCTCCACGGCTCCTTCTTCCACGGCCAGCATCACGCCGTAGGCTGCGACCAGCTTGGTCACCGATGCCACCGGGAACTCGCGGGCGGTATCCCCCACCGTTTCTTGCACTTCGCCGCGGTGCAGCAAGGCTCCGGCCACCGTATCCGCGGGCCACTGGCTAATTTGGCTAAATTCACTCATACTCTCTAGCCTACTGAGCCGCATTCGGAAGGAATGGACCGCTTTGGGCGCGCCTTTTCGAGCCGGTCACTCCTTAGGTCTACTGGGTTCCGCACACCTTAGGTCCAAGGTGATCGGGCCGATCTGAGCGAATGGCCCCCTCAATTCAGCCCTAAAGTCCTCAAATCAGCCCGATCAGAATGGACCTAAGCCACAGAAGCCGGCGAAAGCCCCTCGAAACCGCCCGACCGCCAGACGCGTCAGGCCCACAGGAGGCCACCCAAGTAAACCACCGGTTAAAACAACAAGAACATTTTATGGAATCGGGCAGGAAACGGTTGCACACCCAATAGACATGAGAAAACTCTCAACCATGTCTAATAATTCTAAGAACACGGGCAACGCAGTTAACCGCCGCCATTTCCTGCAATCCACCGGTACCGCCGGTGCCGCCATCGCTCTGTCCGGTGCAGCCGCCAACGCCCAAAGCAGCCTCTCGCCGCGCGTGGAGCAGCACATGGTGGAGCCGAAGCTGGGGGAGCGGCCCTTCCTCCACGGTGTGGCCTCGGGTGACCCGATTCCGGATTCGGTCATCCTGTGGACCCGCGTGACCCCGGATGCCGATGCCATGCCGGGATCCGGACTAGGCGAGGCCACCCGGGTGGAGTGGGAAATTGCCGAGGATGAGGGGTTCGGGGACGTCGTTAAGCGGGGCGAAGTGACCACCGACGCCCGCCAGGATCACACCGTGCACGTGGATCCACATGGCTTGGAACCGGAGACCGTGTACTTCTTCCGCTTTAAGGCGCAGGATAAGTACTCGCCTGTCGGCCGCACCAAGACCGCCCCGGCGCTGAGCGCCTCCCCGGAGGAGCTCACCTTTGGCGTGGCTAGCTGCGCCAACTGGGAGTCCGGATTCTTCAATGCCTATGGCGATATTGCCCAGCGCAGCCGCGCGGACCAGCTGGATTACATGATTTTCTTGGGCGACTATATCTACGAGTATCCGCAGCGCGAATACGCCGGCTATGGCCCAGTGCGCCTGCACCACCCGGCGCACGAGATTATCTCGCTGGAGGATTACCGCATCCGCTTCGGCCGCTACCGCACCGATGAGAACCTGCAGGCCGCACACGGCGCGCTGCCATGGGTTGTGGTGTGGGATGACCACGAGGTGGCCAACGATAACTGGCGCGAGGGCGCGGAGAACCACACCGAAGGCGAGGAAGGAGCCTTCCTGGACCGCCGCAAGGCCGCGATGCAGGCCTACTTTGAGTGGATGCCGGTGCGTGCGACCAACCCATCCGAGCAGGGCCACCTCTACCGCAGCCTGACCTTCGGCGATCTGGTGGAGCTAACCATGATGGATCTGCGCACCTACCGCGATGAGCAGGTGCGCTTTGGCCCGCGCAAGATGGCTGCAGAGGGCCGCACGATGCTTGGCTCTGAGCAGTACAACTGGCTGCTCAATAAGATTGAGACCTCTTCTGCCAAGTGGAATATGCTGGGCAATTCCGTCATGTTCTCCCCCATGAACCTGGCTACCCTGCAACAAGATGACAAGACCAAGCCGGTTTCTTCCTCGCTGTCCTCCAATATCACCGGCATTCCGGTCAACGGCGACCAGTGGGATGGTTACTCGGCGGAGCGCCGCTTGCTTATCGACGCCCTCTCAAAGCACGACTCCCACACCCTCTTTGTCACCGGCGATATCCACTCCGAGTGGGCGCACAATATCAGCAAGGATGGCCGCATCTTCGGCGCCGAGATGGTCTGCGCCTCCGTGTCTGCGCCCAACGTGAACGAGCAGTTGAAGCTGCCGGAGGGCAATGAGCTGTCCAAGCTGGCCGAGCGCTACTTGATGGGCGCCAACCCGCACACCCGCCACGTGGACCTGGATCACCACGGCTACAGCTTTGTCACCGTGCGCCCGGATTCGGCGGAAATGCACTGGTTGCGCGTAGATAACCTGCTCACCGCCAAGTCCCCGGTGCGCGAGGCCGTGACCATGACCTGGCGCCCGGGTGAGGGCTACAGCAAGTAGTTGTAAGTTCTGTCACATGACAGGTACTCGGTGTTAACGAACGAGTAGTACACCTTCGATAGAGATAGTGAAAGACCCTCTCTGGGGAATTTCACTACCTATCACTCGCCCGCCTTTCGGGCCCCCTTTGGTGCCGCGGATTCTTCCCTAGTCCGCGGCATACTCATAGTCGATGTATCCGCGCTCGCCGCCCAGGTAGAACGTATCCTGGTCCGGCTCGTTAAGCTCGAGGCCTTCGCGCCAGCGGCGCACCAGATCCGGGTTGGCGATGAGCTGGCGGCCCACCACTGCGGCATCCACGTAATCCAGCTCGATTTCGCGCTGGGCATCCTCCTTGGAGGTAATCGTGGGAAACCATCATTCATGAGCACCTTGGTCACGCCGTTCGCACGTGCCTTCTGCGCCAGCGTGGCGATGAGCTCGCTGTCCGGCTCGCCGTGCAGCAGGGATACATAGGCCAGGTTCAGCGGTGCCAGGGCGTCGAGAAGCCCGCCGTAGGTGGCCAGCATGTCTTCCTGGTCGTCTTCGATGACGCCCTGCACGTTGTGTGCCGGGGAGAAACGCACGCCTACGCGGTCGGCACCGATTTCCTCCACCACAGCGCGAATGACCATCTCTGGCAGGCGCCAGCGATTTTCCGGGCTGCCGCCGAATTCATCTTCGCGCTTATTGGCAGACGGCGCCATGAACTCATGCAGCAGGTAGCCGTTGGCGCCGTGGATCTCCACGCCGTCGACACCAGCATCAATAGCCCGGCGCGCGCCCTGGCGGAATTCATCCACGATGCGCGGCAGCTCTTCCTTCTTCAGCTCGCGCGGCACCGGCGCGTCCATCTTGCCAGCGAAGCCACGCACGGTTCCGCCCCAATCAAAGGCGCTCGGCGCCTCCGGGTTCGCACCGTCAATCAGGTCCGGGTGGCTCGTGCGGCCGCCATGCATGATCTGCATGAACAGGGTGCCGCCTTCCTCGTGCACGCGGTCTGCGACGGCGCGCCAGCCTTCTGCCTGCTCATCGGTGGCAATGCCTGCCTGGCCCGGGAATGCGCGGTTGGTCCACGCCGGGAAAGTTCCCTCCGTAACCACCAGACCAGCCGTGGCGCGCTGCGAGTAGTACTTCTGGTGCAGCTCGGTAGGTACACCGCTTTCGCCTGCACGCTGGCGGGTCAGCGCCGCCATGGTGACGCGGTTATCTAGCTTGAATCGGCCAAGTTCCAGTGGTTCGAAAAGTGAAGTCATGCCCAGTGCAACGCGCAGCCGGGCTGCACTATTTCACCATTGCCAAAAGGACGATGACACCAGCGTGTATGCCAGCTTTACCTCGCCCAATAATGAGCGCTGGACGGACCGACTTACTGTAGAAGGCCAGCCCTACTAGCGCGGCTCTGCTGGGATCTCTTGGCCGGTGCTACCGGCGGTTCCGGACGCTTGGGTGCCGGAGCCGGCATCTCCGCCTGCATTAGAGGCGTTGCCGGAGCCGTTGTCCGAGCCAGCACCGGCGTTATCTGCGCCGTTGGCGGCGCTCGGCGCGGGCGAGGCATTGCCGGTAGCGTCAGTTTCCTGACCGCCGCCGCTACCGCCGCCGGCAGGCGAATCGGTCGCGCCAGCGCCATTAGAGCCTTGCGGGTTGGCGGTCTCCGTGGCAGCAGAGCTGTCCTCGGTCGGCTCGTACTGCGTGCCGGTCTCGGTGGATTCGGGGGTGGGGTTGGTGGAGGGGGCGTCGGAAAGCTGCGAGAAAGAGGCCTCCGCGCCGCTATCGCGCCAATGCTCGGGCGAAAGCCAGCCCGCATCCGCATTTTCGGGGTTGCTTGAGGCCAGGGCCAAGGCACCGACGACAAGCAGAGCCAGTATGAGGCCCGTGGTAGAGGCGCGGACCCGGCCGCCAATGGTGGCGATCTTCTGGAACTTGGTATTGGTCTCCAGCGCGCGCCAGATGCCCTGGGTGGGCTCGGGCTCCTGGTCCTCCTCATCCGGCAGCGCGGGCTTTCCGGGGCCATCGCTTTTCGGGCCATCCGCCTCGGGTGACTGGTGTTCTGGCCGGGAATCGGGGCGCGAGCCCTCCCCTGCCGCGGAGGCATCCTTGACGGATTCTTGGGCCGCGGCATTGTCGCCCACCGGAAGAATCGGGCGCTGGATTTCGTCCAAGTCGGTCACGTTGTAGTGATCCCAGAACTCGGAAAGCAGCGCGGAGCGAATGGCGCGCTCCACCGCCCACTGGCGGGCGGGGGTTACGGTCACCAACACGCGGTAGGTCACGTGCCAAGACTGGCCGGCCGCCTGCGGGGCAACCAGCTGGGTGGCCGGCAGCACCTCGAGCTCGCCATTGACGTCCACGGCGATGGACGGTTCCTGGATGGCTTGCTCGGAAATCGTGCGCACTCGGCGCGTGATTTCTGGCAGCGTCTCGCCTTCTTGGACCGGCACATCAAAGTTGACCACGGCGCGCGACCACTCCTGGGAGTAGTTAGTGACCGCGCCGGCCGAGCTATTGGGCACGGTGACCAGCTCGCCGGTGGGCGTGCGCACCTTGGTGGTGCGCAGGGTCAGCATCACCACGGTGCCTTCCACGTCGGTCACGCCATCGAAGCTGACATAGTCGCCCACGCCAAATTGCTTTTCCGAAAGGATGAAGAAGCCGGAGAGAAAGTCAGCAATGATGGACTGGGCGCCAAAGCCCACGGCGGCCGAGACTATCGTCGCCGGCACCGCCGCACCTACCGCTGGCACGCCGAGATTGGTCAGCGCGGCCCAGATGATAAGGAAGTACGCCGCCGCCTGCACGATGTAGACCAGCGCACCGGTCAGTGCCAGGCGCGCCTTGGTGGCTTCTTCGTCTTCATCGAGGCGGCGCTCCATAATGCGGATGGCCAGCCTGCCGATGCGCGGGATCAAAATGCCTATCAGCAATAGCGCGATAAGCGGCAAGCCGTGGTCAACAAAGAGGCTCCACAGCTCGTAGAAGTAATACTTCAGATTCATGCCTCTAGAGTAGGCCGCATGCCTGAAAACTGGATGCCAGTTGACTGCCAGCAACCGTGCAAACCCCGCCCCTGCCGTTACGCACCCCCTATGCCCTGCGCAAACCCCTGCGGGCTCGGCCGGGCTTGGCTACTCTGTGGGGCATGAAGAAATCATTCCTTATCCCCATCTTTTCCCTCGCCCTCTTTACCACCGGCTGCGGCGGCAGCGATGACACCGCCACCACCATCTCCACGGTGAAGGAAACCGTGACGGAGACCGCCTCCGAGACCAGCACCACCGAAACAAGCGCCGAGGAATCGACCACGGAAGAAACCACGACCACAACTGCGCAGGAGCGCGAGCCGCGCACGGAAACTCCGGAGCCGGCCACGAATACCCAGCAGCAGGCCAATACCGCGGGGTATCAGTGCGCGGACGGCACCTGGGTGGAGTTTGCCGGGCTGTGCAAGGAATCCAATAATCAGCCGCCGGTCCAGCCGGCGCCGCAGCAACAGGCGCCGCAGCAGGGCCAGGCCAATAGCGGCGGCCCGAGCGCGGATTGCCCGGCCTACCTGTGCGGCTATGGCAATGACGCCAACGGCAACCGGAAAAAGAGCTCCGGAGAAATCCAGACCCAATATGGCTGCGAGCAGGGCTATATCACGGATCCGCAGGTCTGCGGTGCGGTGGGGCGCTAGGCCGTTTCCCGCGAGGCTTCCGCGAGCTAGGCCGCCGCGCCGAAGCCATGAGCCCTAGTCGCGGGAGTTATAACGCTTCATGAGGCGGTCAATGAGCTCATCGGTAAGCTTGTCATCTTCCAAGATGGTATCCAGCAGGCGCTGGGATTCCTCGTGGGAGGCCTGCTCTTCCGCCTCATAGGAGTCACCGCTCAGGTCCACGCCGAAGTCGGTGTTTTCGGACTCGGTGGCCTGGACGCTGAGCTGATCGACGTCCGATTCAAACGACTGCATAAACTCGCTAGCCTCCGCAGCGGCCTCCTTGCGACGCTTGCCGGAGCGCACTTCCTTTTCGATGCGGCGCTGCAGTGCGGCCTCCATCTGACGGTGGCGCCAGGAGCGCACGCGGTGCGGCTCCAAGCGGCGGCCCACCGCGCGACTCTTATTCTCGGCC
This genomic stretch from Corynebacterium tuberculostearicum harbors:
- a CDS encoding alkaline phosphatase D family protein, whose amino-acid sequence is MSNNSKNTGNAVNRRHFLQSTGTAGAAIALSGAAANAQSSLSPRVEQHMVEPKLGERPFLHGVASGDPIPDSVILWTRVTPDADAMPGSGLGEATRVEWEIAEDEGFGDVVKRGEVTTDARQDHTVHVDPHGLEPETVYFFRFKAQDKYSPVGRTKTAPALSASPEELTFGVASCANWESGFFNAYGDIAQRSRADQLDYMIFLGDYIYEYPQREYAGYGPVRLHHPAHEIISLEDYRIRFGRYRTDENLQAAHGALPWVVVWDDHEVANDNWREGAENHTEGEEGAFLDRRKAAMQAYFEWMPVRATNPSEQGHLYRSLTFGDLVELTMMDLRTYRDEQVRFGPRKMAAEGRTMLGSEQYNWLLNKIETSSAKWNMLGNSVMFSPMNLATLQQDDKTKPVSSSLSSNITGIPVNGDQWDGYSAERRLLIDALSKHDSHTLFVTGDIHSEWAHNISKDGRIFGAEMVCASVSAPNVNEQLKLPEGNELSKLAERYLMGANPHTRHVDLDHHGYSFVTVRPDSAEMHWLRVDNLLTAKSPVREAVTMTWRPGEGYSK
- a CDS encoding mechanosensitive ion channel family protein, whose protein sequence is MNLKYYFYELWSLFVDHGLPLIALLLIGILIPRIGRLAIRIMERRLDEDEEATKARLALTGALVYIVQAAAYFLIIWAALTNLGVPAVGAAVPATIVSAAVGFGAQSIIADFLSGFFILSEKQFGVGDYVSFDGVTDVEGTVVMLTLRTTKVRTPTGELVTVPNSSAGAVTNYSQEWSRAVVNFDVPVQEGETLPEITRRVRTISEQAIQEPSIAVDVNGELEVLPATQLVAPQAAGQSWHVTYRVLVTVTPARQWAVERAIRSALLSEFWDHYNVTDLDEIQRPILPVGDNAAAQESVKDASAAGEGSRPDSRPEHQSPEADGPKSDGPGKPALPDEEDQEPEPTQGIWRALETNTKFQKIATIGGRVRASTTGLILALLVVGALALASSNPENADAGWLSPEHWRDSGAEASFSQLSDAPSTNPTPESTETGTQYEPTEDSSAATETANPQGSNGAGATDSPAGGGSGGGQETDATGNASPAPSAANGADNAGAGSDNGSGNASNAGGDAGSGTQASGTAGSTGQEIPAEPR
- a CDS encoding serine hydrolase domain-containing protein, which encodes MSEFSQISQWPADTVAGALLHRGEVQETVGDTAREFPVASVTKLVAAYGVMLAVEEGAVELEQPAGPEGSTLEHLLAHASGISFDSRESQKPVGERRIYSSAGYEWAADTVAEATGMDFAEYLREGILAPLGMESTRLEGSAGHGLVSTVEDLAAFATEVQDPQLLHPSTVADMRRVHFDGLRGIVPGYGSFKDCTWGLGFEIHGDKDHWMGALPADAVGHFGMSGTYLWVAGDYAMVALTNRDFGEWCKPLWHDTNTAIWNSL
- a CDS encoding HAD-IIA family hydrolase: MISYLSDMDGVLIKEGEMIPGADKFIQALKDNDIEYMVLTNNSMSTPRDLSARLRNTGLDIPAERIWTSATATANFLSSQVSSSKAYVVGESGLTTAMHEAGWILTNDDPDFVVLGETRTYSFEAITTAINLIRDGARFIATNPDVTGPAPTGVLPATGAVAALITAATNREPYYVGKPNPVMMRSALNNIGAHSEETIMIGDRMDTDVKAGLEAGMRTVLVRSGISDDHEISRYPYRPSAVLKSVAELPDKILDPFAEAE